In Sphingobacterium zeae, one genomic interval encodes:
- the rpsH gene encoding 30S ribosomal protein S8, producing the protein MTTDPIADYLTRVRNAIKANHRVVEIPASNLKKEITKVLFDKGYIANYKFDENGVQGTIKIALKYNPISKIPAIRTLTRVSKPGLRKYASVDTMPRVLNGLGIAILSTSKGVMTDKEARLQNVGGEVLCYVY; encoded by the coding sequence CGAGTAAGGAATGCCATCAAGGCCAACCACAGGGTTGTTGAAATTCCTGCATCGAACCTAAAAAAAGAAATCACAAAAGTTCTTTTTGATAAAGGTTACATTGCTAATTACAAATTCGATGAGAATGGCGTACAGGGTACGATCAAAATCGCATTGAAATATAACCCAATTAGCAAAATTCCGGCTATTCGTACGTTGACACGTGTGAGTAAACCTGGTTTAAGAAAGTATGCAAGCGTTGATACTATGCCCCGTGTTTTGAATGGTTTAGGTATTGCTATCTTGTCAACATCTAAAGGTGTAATGACAGATAAAGAAGCTAGACTTCAAAATGTTGGTGGTGAAGTTTTATGTTACGTTTATTAA